The Sylvia atricapilla isolate bSylAtr1 chromosome 10, bSylAtr1.pri, whole genome shotgun sequence genome contains a region encoding:
- the CHRD gene encoding chordin, producing MRAAALLLLALLPLRPLPGRAARPKLALPIRPDTDPLPPGGAAGCAFGGHFYALEETWHPDLGEPFGVMRCVICHCEAQRNHRGKPVGKVNCKNMKQDCPVPACPRATLLPGHCCHTCPKGSPEKSPALRFDTFEYFQDKEDDLDKPYNDRSYLSSEGLARDDARTEFVALLTSGPEPWHPTSSAVGKARFTLLRSSLLFSISYERLGRPSRVRFSDPDGNVLFEHPVQKSAAPEDGMLCGMWRTVSKANVQLLRGEQLRVSLITRAQPSGEVHGHILKHRALFAETFGAILTSLDPLHLGAGGMAMLTLSDTENKLHFILMARGLLEPGARESPWVPLRIRILHQGQTLREVHANITVEDPDFAEVLNDLSAQELQWLVQGQLRIVAETEGRHARQLAGTITTRRSCDTIQSVLCGADALLPTKTGAVGSAKLALHENGTLEYQVQVVGTTSEVVGITLETKPRRKSKRNILFDMTPSYKDGLACGAWQSPSARDAHMLLQNELFLNVATKDWAEGELRGQIISLPYSGLLARYTEMPVALAGQLVSPPVHSGAGGHAWLSLDEHCHLHYEISVAGLGRPSDGTVSAHIHGVAELGEMGTRPHQNKRLLKGFYSTEAQGVVKDLDADLLQHLAQGTAFLQVSTKAHPNGEMRGRVHIPNQCHAGGTRLASGESLGQAELSESTKSRDQEQLKKDPNSCFFEGQHRAHGTRWAPDYDKKCSICSCQKRTVICDPILCQPLNCTHQVHPEELCCPICEEKKTEQEELKLERARDSSEGCYFDGDKTWRGSGTRWHPVVPPFGLIKCAICTCKGTTGEVHCEKVQCPRLTCANPVRANPSDCCKQCPAPERSVPELADSMQADAPRACRFGRRWYLNNESWHPSVPPFGEMKCILCWCVSGETHCQRQECPPSACASPATRDNPCCAKCRALDAPSDAREKVHDAKVESRSH from the exons ATGCGCGCCGCTGCGCTGTTGCTGCTCGCCCTGCTCCCGCTCCGGCCCCtgcccggccgcgccgcccgccccaAGCTCGCCCTGCCCATCCGGCCCGACACGGACCCGCTGCCCCCCGGCGGGGCGGCAG GCTGCGCCTTCGGAGGACACTTCTATGCTCTGGAGGAGACGTGGCATCCGGACCTGGGGGAGCCCTTCGGGGTGATGCGCTGCGTTATCTGTCACTGCGAGGCG CAAAGGAACCACCGGGGGAAGCCCGTGGGGAAAGTGAACTGCAAGAACATGAAGCAGGATTGCCCCGTGCCTGCCTGTCCCCGGGCCACGCTGCTGCCTGGACACTGCTGCCACACCTGCCCCAAAG GTTCCCCAGAGAAGAGCCCTGCACTCCGCTTTGACACCTTCGAGTACTTCCAGGACAAGGAGGATGACTTGGACAAGCCCTACAATGACCGCTCCTACCTCAGCTCTGAGGGCCTGGCTCGTGATGATGCCCGCACAG AGTTTGTGGCCTTGCTGACGAGTGGCCCAGAGCCATGGCACCCCACATCCAGCGCCGTGGGCAAGGCTCGCTTCACCCTGCTGCGCTcctccctgctcttctccatcAGCTACGAGCG GCTGGGGCGGCCGAGCCGGGTGCGTTTCAGTGACCCCGACGGCAACGTGCTGTTTGAACACCCTGTGCAGAAGAGCGCTGCCCCCGAGGACGGCATG CTCTGCGGAATGTGGAGGACAGTGTCCAAAGCCAACGTCCAGCTGCTGCGGGGAGAACAACTCCGTGTGTCCCTCATCACCCGGGCACAGCCCTCCGGAGAGGTCCATGGGCACATCCTCAAGCACCGGGCACTCTTTGCAG agacATTCGGTGCCATCCTGACCTCGCTGGACCCTTTGCACTTGGGTGCTGGGGGCATGGCCATGCTGACACTGAGCGACACCGAGAACAAACTTCACTTCATCCTCATGGCCCGGGGActgctggagcctggagcaAGGG AATCCCCGTGGGTCCCGCTGAGGATCCGCATCCTGCACCAGGGCCAGACACTACGGGAAGTCCACGCCAACATCACTGTGGAG GACCCCGACTTCGCGGAGGTGTTGAATGATCTGtctgcccaggagctgcagtggctggTGCAGGGGCAGCTCCGCATCGTGGCTGAGACGGAGGGCCGGCACGCACGCCAGCTGGCTGGCACCATCACCACCCGCCGCAGCTGTGACA CCATCCAAAGTGTGCTATGCGGAGCAGATGCTTTGCTGCCGACCAAGACTGGGGCTGTAGGCTCAGCCAAACTGGCACTGCATGAGAATGGCACCCTGGAGTACCAG GTGCAGGTGGTGGGCACTACCAGCGAGGTGGTGGGCATCACACTGGAGACCAAACCCCGGCGGAAAAGCAAGAGGAACATCCTGTTTGACATGACACCCAGCTACAAGGATGGGCTG GCCTGTGGTGCCTGGCAGAGCCCCAGTGCCCGTGATGCCCACATGCTTCTACAAAATGAGCTCTTCCTTAACGTGGCCACCAAAGACTGGGCAGAGGGTGAGCTGCGGGGCCAAATCATCTCCCTGCCCTACAGTGGACTGCTTGCCCGCTACACAG AGATGCCCGTCGCGCTGGCAGGGCAGCTGGTGTCCCCTCCAGTGCACAGTGGCGCTGGGGGGCACGCCTGGCTCTCTCTGGATGAGCACTGCCACCTGCACTATGAGATCTCGGTGGCGGGGCTGGGACGCCCGAGCGACGGCACTGTGAGTGCCCACATCCATGGagtggctgagctgggggagaTGGGCACCCGCCCCCATCAGAACAAGCGCCTGCTCAAGGGCTTCTACAGCACTGAG GCTCAAGGGGTGGTGAAAGACCTGGATGCCGACCTGCTGCAGCACTTGGCCCAGGGCACTGCTTTCCTGCAAGTTAGCACAAAAGCACATCCTAATGGGGAGATGCGGGGACGG GTGCACATTCCCAACCAGTGCCATGCAGGAGGGACCCGCCTGGCCTCAGGGGAGTCCCTcgggcaggcagagctctctgagagcaccaagagcagggaccaggagcagctgaagaagGACCCCAATTCCTGCTTCTTTGAGGGTCAGCACAGGGCGCATGGCACCCGCTGGGCACCTGACTATGACAAGAAGTGCTCCATCTGCAGCTGCCAA aagCGCACAGTCATCTGTGACCCCATCTTGTGCCAGCCCCTGAACTGTACCCACCAGGTGCACCCCGaagagctgtgctgtcccatCTGTGAAG AGAAGAAGacagagcaggaagagctgAAGCTGGAGCGGGCACGGGACAGTAGTGAGG gctgctaCTTCGATGGTGACAAGACATGGCGAGGCTCTGGCACTCGCTGGCATCCTGTCGTGCCCCCGTTTGGCCTCATCAAATGTGCCATTTGTACTTGCAAG ggcacCACAGGTGAAGTGCACTGCGAGAAGGTGCAGTGCCCACGGCTCACTTGTGCCAACCCCGTGCGTGCCAACCCCTCTGACTGCTGCAAGCAGTGCCCAG CCCCAGAGAGGAGTGTCCCAGAGCTGGCTGACTCCATGCAGGCAGATGCACCACGGGCGTGCCGCTTTGGACGTCGCTGGTACCTCAACAACGAGAGCTGGCACCCATCTGTGCCCCCCTTTGGAGAAATGAAATGTATCCTGTGCTGGTGTGTG TCGGGGGAGACGCACTGCCAGCGCCAGGAGTGCCCTCCGTCCGCCTGTGCTAGCCCTGCCACGAGGGACAACCCCTGCTGTGCCAAATGCCGTG ccttGGATGCCCCCTCAGATGCACGGGAGAAGGTCCACGATGCCAAGGTGGAGTCACGGAGCCACTGA